A genomic segment from Nicotiana sylvestris chromosome 1, ASM39365v2, whole genome shotgun sequence encodes:
- the LOC104219888 gene encoding E3 ubiquitin-protein ligase SINAT5, whose translation MEYDSIECVSSSDGIIDEDEIPQHINIIRSQFKTAHNNNNSTSILCDGNSNKGGIAINPATSVHELLECPVCTNSMYPPIHQCHNGHTICSTCKARVHNRCPTCRQELGDIRCLALEKVAESLELPCKYGSLGCPEIFPYYSKLKHESACNFRPYNCPYAGSECAVVGDIPYLVTHLKDDHKVDMHSGCTFNHRYVKSNPREVENATWMLTVFNCFGQYFCLHFEAFQLGMAPVYMAFLRFMGDETEARNYSYSLEVGGNGRKLIWEGTPRSIRDSHRKVRDSHDGLLIQRNMALFFSGGDRKELKLRVTGRIWKEQQNPEEGTCIPNLCS comes from the exons ATGGAGTATGATAGCATTGAATGTGTATCATCTTCAGATGGTATTATAGATGAAGATGAGATTCCTCAACACATAAATATAATTCGTTCTCAGTTCAAGACGGCCCACAATAACAACAATAGCACCAGCATATTATGTGATGGGAATAGCAATAAAGGGGGAATTGCTATAAATCCAGCTACTAGCGTTCATGAGCTTCTTGAATGCCCTGTTTGTACCAATTCTATGTACCCTCCCATCCATCAG TGTCACAATGGGCACACTATCTGTTCAACGTGTAAAGCGAGAGTACACAACCGATGTCCCACTTGTAGACAGGAGCTTGGCGATATCAGATGTTTAGCACTAGAAAAGGTGGCTGAATCACTTGAGCTGCCTTGCAAATATGGCTCTCTTGGATGTCCTGAGATATTTCCTTATTACAGTAAGCTGAAACATGAGTCAGCGTGTAATTTTAGACCATACAACTGCCCGTATGCTGGGTCGGAGTGTGCAGTTGTTGGTGATATTCCTTATTTGGTTACTCATTTGAAGGATGATCACAAGGTAGACATGCACTCTGGATGCACTTTTAACCATCGCTATGTCAAATCTAATCCTCGGGAAGTGGAAAATGCCACGTGGATGTTAACT GTTTTCAATTGTTTTGGTCAGTACTTCTGTCTCCATTTTGAAGCATTTCAGCTTGGAATGGCACCCGTATACATGGCATTCCTTCGGTTTATGGGAGACGAGACAGAGGCACGAAACTACAGCTACAGCCTGGAAGTAGGGGGAAATGGAAGGAAGCTTATCTGGGAAGGTACACCCCGAAGTATAAGAGACAGTCATAGGAAAGTTAGGGATAGCCATGACGGGCTCCTAATACAACGTAACATGGCCCTATTCTTCTCCGGTGGGGACAGAAAGGAGCTCAAGCTACGGGTGACTGGAAGAATATGGAAGGAACAACAGAATCCAGAAGAAGGAACATGCATTCCCAACCTCTGTAGCTAA